A section of the Triticum dicoccoides isolate Atlit2015 ecotype Zavitan chromosome 7A, WEW_v2.0, whole genome shotgun sequence genome encodes:
- the LOC119327664 gene encoding histone H4 produces the protein MSGRGKGGKGLGKGGAKRHRKVLRDNIQGITKPAIRRLARRGGVKRISGLIYEETRGVLKIFLENVIRDAVTYTEHARRKTVTAMDVVYALKRQGRTLYGFGG, from the coding sequence ATGTCCGGCCGTGGCAAGGGAGGGAAGGGGCTGGGCAAGGGCGGCGCCAAGCGGCACCGGAAGGTGCTGCGCGACAACATCCagggcatcaccaagccggcgatcCGGCGGCTGGCGCGGCGTGGCGGCGTGAAGCGCATCTCGGGgctcatctacgaggagacccgCGGCGTGCTCAAGATCTTCCTGGAGAACGTCATCCGCGACGCCGTGACCTACACCGAGCACGCCCGCCGCAAGACCGTCACCGCCATGGACGTCGTCTACGCGCTCAAGCGCCAGGGCCGCACCCTCTACGGCTTCGGCGGCTAG